One Tolypothrix bouteillei VB521301 DNA window includes the following coding sequences:
- a CDS encoding esterase/lipase family protein: MTGIKKQKNPVVLVHGIFDTGRVFDKMIPYLKQRNFTLYDLDLVPNTGGIGLDDLGKQVAHYIEVTFDPEQPIDLVGFSMGGIVSRYYIQKLGGINRVQRFITISSPHHGTWVAFCNQGVGCIQMRPDSAFLQDLNRDVAMLKQLDFTSIWTPYDLMIVPANSSQMPVGRNVIVPVLTHAWMLTDIRSLASVAEALATPLQGESPICVYSELPKIASELR; the protein is encoded by the coding sequence ATGACTGGTATAAAAAAACAAAAAAACCCCGTAGTACTGGTACATGGCATTTTTGATACCGGGCGAGTTTTCGACAAAATGATTCCCTACCTGAAACAGAGAAATTTTACTTTGTACGACCTAGACTTAGTACCAAATACCGGTGGAATTGGCCTTGATGATTTGGGAAAGCAAGTCGCTCATTATATTGAAGTAACTTTTGACCCAGAACAACCTATAGATTTAGTAGGTTTTAGTATGGGTGGTATCGTCAGTCGTTATTACATTCAGAAACTCGGTGGTATAAATCGCGTACAACGTTTCATCACTATCTCCTCTCCACATCACGGTACTTGGGTAGCCTTTTGCAACCAGGGCGTAGGTTGTATCCAAATGCGTCCTGACAGTGCTTTTCTGCAAGATTTAAACCGAGATGTTGCCATGTTGAAACAGCTAGATTTTACATCTATATGGACACCATACGATTTGATGATTGTCCCTGCCAATAGTTCGCAAATGCCCGTAGGACGAAACGTAATCGTCCCAGTTTTAACTCATGCTTGGATGCTGACGGATATTAGAAGCTTGGCTTCAGTTGCAGAAGCTTTAGCGACTCCACTTCAAGGTGAATCGCCAATTTGTGTATACTCAGAACTCCCAAAAATCGCTTCAGAATTACGGTAG
- a CDS encoding VOC family protein — MNPTLFHLAFPVTDITQAKSYYVDGLGCIPGRENRHALILKLYEHQLVAHVTKEPLVPQRSIYPRHFGIIFTAVEDWEALLLRAQQQQLLFHEEPKHRFVGSPLEHRTFFLEDPFYNLMEFKYYRNSEAIFGSSEYTQIGDSP, encoded by the coding sequence ATGAATCCAACTTTATTTCACCTTGCCTTTCCTGTCACAGATATTACCCAAGCAAAATCTTATTATGTAGATGGTTTGGGTTGTATCCCCGGTCGGGAGAATCGCCATGCTCTCATTCTCAAACTCTACGAGCATCAACTAGTTGCTCACGTAACTAAAGAACCTCTCGTCCCCCAACGCAGTATATACCCGAGGCATTTTGGAATAATTTTTACAGCAGTTGAAGATTGGGAAGCTTTACTGCTAAGAGCACAACAACAACAGCTACTTTTTCACGAAGAACCCAAACACCGTTTTGTTGGTTCTCCTTTAGAACATCGCACTTTCTTCTTAGAAGACCCTTTTTATAACTTGATGGAATTTAAGTACTACCGTAATTCTGAAGCGATTTTTGGGAGTTCTGAGTATACACAAATTGGCGATTCACCTTGA
- a CDS encoding PPC domain-containing protein, with protein sequence MAVNLFDANYYRAANLDLAGLNNEQLLSHFQNFGLKEGRSFSPLVNLNFYRASNSDLASMSNQQLFSHLENYGLREGRRFSPLVDLNFYKQVNTDLAAAGYNNQQLFEHLNVYGVGEGRRFSPLVDLNFYKEANNDLAAAGYNSKQLLDHLSIYGVGEGRRFSPFVDLNFYKRVNTDLAAAGYNNQQLLEHLNVYGVGEGRRFSPFVDLNFYKLVNSDLAAAGYNNQQLLEHLNVYGVGEGRRFSPFVDLNFYKQVNSDLAAAGYNNQQLLQHLDFYGLNEERQFNPAFDLKYYREVNSDLKAARFNSSQLFEHFQFYGLTEGRVSSSTFNVKVYLANNTDLIAAGYGNQQAYQHFLMYGRNEGRPGSDYAGNSLESARTFSPSTSAIAYTDFVGLGDTKDYYRVSFDGLTNASLKLDGLTDNADARILDSTGKAIASSLNTGTTAETINGILEAGTYYIEVSSAGGANTNYNLTLSTENPLSKAMSLGELNGSNSLEQTSTLAVSANDFYRFSVKTQSTVKALLDNLDGDANLQVLWDVNNNGLIDKSDAIYSSASGTTSEQLQGLLSAGNNYYLRVISNAATPVNYKVTLSTVSQVATTYNYYTGSGTADQGTPALLFDSSLNGGTQTAVDNTSKLVSTTYGVAGYSKYDGGAVKLDRNKGYKLKFQVKLNTESHFGDNNGDKLDDNAGFNVTVISSDGKKGIELGFWSNEIWAKNYDSTSGSLTHDNSERATKNTTALTNYELSVLGDYYQLFSGEGSYVLSGQLRDYSGIGEKYALPSYFFLGDNNSSAKADVNLGSISLITLDTPPPA encoded by the coding sequence ATGGCTGTTAATTTATTTGATGCCAATTACTATAGAGCTGCCAATTTAGATTTAGCAGGTCTTAATAACGAGCAATTACTGTCACACTTTCAAAACTTTGGTCTTAAGGAAGGGCGATCGTTTTCACCCCTTGTTAATCTCAATTTCTATCGTGCTAGCAACAGCGATTTAGCTAGCATGAGTAACCAACAACTGTTCTCTCATCTAGAAAATTATGGTCTTCGTGAAGGACGGCGCTTTTCCCCACTTGTGGATTTGAACTTTTACAAGCAGGTAAACACCGACTTAGCAGCTGCTGGTTACAACAATCAGCAATTATTCGAGCATCTGAATGTTTATGGTGTTGGTGAGGGACGGCGCTTTTCCCCACTTGTGGATTTGAACTTTTACAAGGAGGCTAACAATGACTTAGCAGCTGCTGGTTACAACAGTAAGCAATTACTAGATCATTTAAGCATTTATGGTGTTGGTGAAGGACGGCGCTTTTCTCCATTTGTGGATTTGAACTTTTACAAGCGGGTAAATACTGACTTAGCAGCTGCTGGTTATAACAATCAGCAATTACTCGAGCATCTGAATGTTTATGGTGTTGGTGAGGGACGGCGCTTTTCTCCGTTTGTGGATTTAAACTTTTACAAACTGGTAAACTCTGACTTAGCAGCTGCTGGTTATAACAATCAGCAATTACTCGAGCATCTGAATGTTTATGGTGTTGGTGAAGGACGGCGCTTTTCTCCGTTTGTAGATTTGAACTTTTACAAGCAGGTAAACTCTGACTTAGCAGCTGCTGGTTATAACAATCAGCAACTTCTGCAACACCTAGACTTCTATGGTTTAAATGAAGAACGCCAATTCAACCCTGCTTTCGATCTTAAGTATTACCGTGAGGTGAATTCCGATTTAAAAGCAGCTCGGTTCAATAGCAGTCAACTGTTTGAACACTTTCAATTCTATGGTTTGACTGAGGGACGGGTTTCATCATCTACTTTCAATGTCAAAGTTTACCTAGCTAATAATACCGATTTAATTGCTGCTGGTTACGGCAATCAACAAGCTTATCAGCATTTCCTCATGTATGGAAGGAATGAGGGGCGTCCTGGTAGCGACTATGCAGGAAATTCTCTAGAGTCTGCTCGTACTTTCTCTCCAAGCACAAGTGCGATCGCATATACTGACTTTGTTGGTCTTGGTGACACTAAAGACTACTATCGCGTTTCTTTTGATGGTCTGACTAATGCTAGCCTCAAACTTGATGGCTTAACTGACAACGCTGATGCGAGAATCCTGGACTCTACGGGTAAGGCGATCGCTAGTTCCTTAAATACAGGCACGACAGCAGAGACCATTAATGGCATACTAGAAGCTGGCACATACTATATAGAAGTTTCTTCCGCTGGCGGTGCAAATACCAACTACAATCTGACTTTATCCACAGAAAATCCTTTAAGTAAAGCCATGTCCCTTGGCGAACTCAATGGTAGTAATTCACTAGAACAAACTTCAACACTTGCAGTATCAGCTAATGACTTTTACCGCTTTAGTGTCAAGACGCAAAGTACGGTCAAAGCATTACTTGATAATTTAGATGGAGATGCCAATCTACAAGTCCTATGGGATGTTAATAACAATGGTCTGATCGATAAAAGCGATGCGATTTACTCATCGGCATCAGGTACGACATCAGAGCAACTTCAGGGCTTGTTATCTGCTGGAAATAACTACTACCTGCGAGTCATATCAAACGCTGCTACCCCTGTAAACTATAAAGTCACTCTGTCTACTGTTAGCCAAGTCGCGACAACATACAATTACTACACTGGTTCTGGAACAGCAGACCAAGGAACACCTGCATTATTATTTGATAGTAGTCTTAACGGTGGTACTCAAACGGCTGTTGACAATACCTCTAAGCTAGTCTCCACCACTTATGGTGTTGCTGGTTATAGCAAGTACGATGGTGGGGCTGTTAAGCTCGATCGCAATAAAGGCTATAAACTTAAGTTTCAAGTTAAGCTTAATACCGAAAGCCACTTTGGTGATAACAACGGTGACAAGTTAGACGACAATGCTGGTTTTAACGTGACTGTTATTAGTAGTGATGGCAAAAAAGGTATTGAACTCGGTTTCTGGAGTAATGAAATCTGGGCAAAGAATTATGATAGTACTTCTGGTAGTTTGACTCATGATAATAGTGAAAGAGCTACCAAAAACACCACTGCTTTGACAAATTACGAATTGTCAGTGTTGGGAGATTACTACCAACTGTTTTCTGGCGAAGGTTCTTATGTTCTCAGTGGTCAACTGCGTGATTATTCAGGAATTGGTGAAAAATATGCTTTGCCAAGCTACTTCTTCTTAGGTGACAACAACAGTTCTGCAAAGGCTGACGTCAATCTAGGATCTATTTCTTTAATCACACTAGATACGCCACCTCCAGCGTAG
- a CDS encoding peptidase domain-containing ABC transporter, which yields MASRENPKVNGKTSSELKLIGNESLQNNVLASISWNQPPLCWLTPEQKSRLQEVSETFRYNLGEKIWSPDIGNFQFLIVSGKVRLRSEGANQPLATLQPGDWFGNLQKFSFDCKAVAASKEVVVVRWDTTIWAEVSTPQIEEFWQGGEEEWGRERKGEGGEEQILSPTSQPQAPSPSLTPSLLPSPPIVSSYPFVGSGNTGAACLAMVAQQLDNAVQLEWVQRQLRGQRPKNLIETAEKLGFVLRRLQVSWSELRQLSFPALLLWTPDSSSTANWIVAYAVKGDRMIVANPLNTEQICESLPRTIVEETWDGQIWQVELIQKQEKFNLSWFTPAVWKYRKLLGEVLLASLTLQLLGLTTPLITQVVIDKVMVQESLPTLDVMAIALLLVAVFEAVLGILRLFIFTHTARRLDLSLSAQLFRHLMRLPLAYFESRRVGDTVARVQELEQIRQFLTGTALTVVLDSIFAVVYLALMFYYNIPLTFVALAVLPLFATLTLIATPILRNWLNETFNRSADSQSFLVETITGIHSVKAHAAEPAARVRWEGLFARFIRTGFKASTTSNISSNIGDFLTNFSSLLILWFGAKLVIDQKLTIGQLVAFQMLSGRVTAPLLRLVQLWQSLQQVLLSVDRIGDILNVAPEAEPGTGLVLPPLKGQVAFDRVFFRYRQNTEPVLRGISFDVQPGQFVGIVGRSGSGKSTLSKLLQRLYQNESGRILIDGFDIKSADLASLRQQIGVVLQEDFLFNGSILENITLGNPDITAEQVVEAARLAAAHDFISELPHGYETNVGERGTALSGGQRQRIALARLFLSQAPILILDEATSALDSETEQQVLQNLQAISANRTVFLIAHRFAPLKRADLILVLEKGVIAERGTHLELLQQKGLYWSLYQRQQANV from the coding sequence ATGGCTAGCAGAGAAAATCCAAAAGTTAACGGTAAAACTTCAAGTGAATTAAAACTAATAGGTAACGAATCGTTGCAAAATAACGTGCTAGCTTCTATATCTTGGAACCAACCACCGCTATGCTGGTTAACTCCCGAACAAAAAAGCCGACTGCAAGAAGTTTCAGAAACTTTTCGTTATAATTTAGGAGAAAAAATTTGGTCACCAGACATAGGAAATTTTCAGTTTCTGATTGTTTCTGGTAAGGTGCGCTTGCGCTCTGAAGGAGCCAATCAGCCATTAGCGACTCTACAACCAGGTGACTGGTTTGGTAACCTCCAAAAATTTTCTTTTGATTGTAAAGCTGTCGCTGCTAGCAAAGAAGTGGTTGTAGTACGCTGGGATACAACTATTTGGGCGGAAGTTTCCACACCGCAAATAGAGGAGTTTTGGCAAGGAGGGGAAGAAGAGTGGGGGAGGGAGAGAAAGGGAGAGGGGGGGGAAGAACAAATACTCTCCCCCACTTCCCAACCCCAAGCCCCCAGTCCCTCACTCACTCCCTCCCTCCTTCCCTCCCCTCCTATTGTATCAAGTTATCCCTTTGTAGGTAGTGGAAATACAGGTGCTGCTTGTTTGGCTATGGTGGCGCAACAGTTAGATAATGCCGTGCAATTGGAATGGGTACAGCGTCAGTTGCGGGGACAGCGACCGAAAAATCTTATAGAAACAGCCGAAAAGTTAGGTTTTGTGCTGCGCCGATTGCAGGTGAGTTGGTCTGAGTTGCGGCAGTTATCATTCCCGGCTTTACTACTATGGACTCCCGATTCATCTTCCACCGCCAATTGGATTGTGGCTTATGCGGTGAAAGGCGATCGCATGATTGTAGCCAATCCCCTCAATACCGAACAAATATGTGAAAGTTTGCCTAGAACCATTGTTGAGGAAACTTGGGATGGGCAGATCTGGCAAGTAGAACTTATTCAAAAACAAGAAAAGTTTAACCTGAGTTGGTTTACACCCGCAGTCTGGAAGTACCGGAAATTGTTGGGAGAGGTGTTGCTAGCATCGCTGACATTACAGCTTCTGGGCTTAACAACTCCGCTCATTACACAAGTTGTAATTGATAAGGTAATGGTGCAGGAGAGTTTGCCAACTTTAGATGTCATGGCGATCGCACTCCTGTTAGTCGCAGTGTTTGAGGCAGTTCTTGGGATTTTGCGGTTATTTATTTTTACCCATACAGCCCGTCGTTTGGATTTAAGCTTATCCGCACAACTCTTTCGCCACTTGATGCGACTACCTCTAGCTTATTTTGAGTCGCGACGGGTAGGAGACACGGTAGCCCGAGTCCAAGAATTAGAACAAATCCGTCAGTTTCTTACGGGTACGGCGCTGACTGTAGTCTTAGATAGCATCTTTGCTGTGGTTTACTTGGCATTGATGTTTTACTACAATATACCGCTAACATTTGTGGCGTTAGCAGTTCTACCCTTATTTGCGACGCTGACACTGATCGCAACTCCGATTCTTCGTAACTGGTTAAACGAAACTTTTAATCGCAGTGCTGACAGTCAATCCTTTCTTGTTGAAACAATAACCGGAATTCACTCAGTCAAAGCTCACGCTGCAGAACCAGCAGCAAGAGTTCGTTGGGAAGGTTTATTTGCTCGCTTCATTCGTACAGGTTTCAAAGCTTCTACCACATCTAATATCAGCAGCAACATAGGTGATTTCCTCACTAATTTTTCCAGCTTACTCATTCTTTGGTTTGGAGCAAAGTTAGTTATTGACCAAAAACTCACAATCGGTCAACTTGTCGCTTTCCAAATGCTTTCTGGCAGAGTCACCGCACCACTGCTGCGTTTAGTACAGTTATGGCAAAGTTTGCAACAAGTTCTACTTTCCGTAGACCGGATTGGCGATATTCTGAACGTAGCTCCAGAAGCAGAACCAGGAACGGGGTTAGTTTTACCACCCCTTAAAGGGCAAGTTGCCTTCGATCGCGTTTTCTTCCGTTACCGACAAAACACTGAACCCGTTTTAAGGGGAATTTCCTTTGACGTACAACCCGGTCAGTTTGTTGGTATTGTTGGACGCAGTGGTTCTGGGAAAAGCACTCTTTCTAAACTTTTGCAACGTCTTTACCAAAATGAATCGGGACGGATATTAATAGATGGTTTTGATATAAAAAGTGCAGATCTAGCATCATTGCGCCAGCAAATTGGTGTTGTTCTCCAAGAAGACTTTTTATTCAACGGTTCTATCTTGGAGAACATCACATTGGGCAATCCCGATATTACAGCAGAACAAGTCGTAGAAGCGGCGCGATTAGCTGCTGCCCATGATTTTATCAGTGAATTGCCCCATGGTTATGAGACCAACGTTGGAGAAAGAGGTACAGCTTTATCTGGGGGACAGCGACAGCGCATTGCTTTAGCGCGGTTGTTCCTCTCCCAAGCACCTATTTTAATTTTGGATGAAGCAACAAGTGCTTTAGATAGCGAAACGGAACAGCAAGTACTGCAAAACCTACAAGCAATTTCCGCAAACCGCACTGTGTTCTTGATTGCTCATCGTTTTGCTCCCCTCAAGCGAGCCGATCTGATTTTGGTGCTAGAAAAGGGCGTGATTGCCGAACGGGGTACTCATTTAGAATTATTGCAACAAAAGGGTTTGTACTGGTCTTTGTATCAAAGACAACAGGCAAACGTGTAG
- a CDS encoding peptidylprolyl isomerase, with product MESVSFLSVDDKPISIGQAVRYLQASGKLGQFIGDVLRQYAIEQEIEKRVDIAISPALTEQTIIDFRLKNQLTDPQSFQEWLTNNGTNYENFHASVAFGFKVEKLKAVITEPKLQEYFIERKIFLDRVVVSRIIVDSRELAEELQIQIEEGASFEQLAKEYSLADDRIVNGMMGPVSRGTMPDILRAAIDIASPGQVVGPIELEQRYGLFRLEQFLPASLEDTQLQQALQNELFEKWLAEKIQKLTVKLQVN from the coding sequence ATGGAGTCTGTATCGTTTTTAAGTGTAGATGACAAACCAATTTCTATCGGACAAGCAGTAAGATATTTACAAGCTTCTGGCAAATTGGGACAGTTTATAGGAGATGTTCTCCGACAATATGCGATCGAGCAAGAAATCGAGAAACGCGTTGATATAGCAATCAGTCCAGCGTTAACAGAACAGACAATCATTGATTTCCGGCTCAAAAACCAGCTAACTGACCCCCAAAGTTTTCAAGAATGGCTCACGAACAATGGTACGAATTATGAAAATTTTCACGCATCAGTAGCTTTTGGTTTTAAGGTAGAAAAACTGAAAGCGGTCATCACTGAACCCAAGCTACAAGAATATTTTATTGAACGAAAAATTTTTCTAGATAGAGTTGTTGTATCGCGGATTATTGTTGACAGTCGGGAATTAGCAGAAGAATTACAAATTCAGATTGAAGAAGGTGCAAGCTTTGAACAACTTGCTAAAGAATACTCTCTTGCAGATGACCGAATTGTGAACGGGATGATGGGACCAGTGAGTCGCGGCACAATGCCAGATATACTCAGGGCAGCAATTGACATAGCTAGTCCCGGACAAGTGGTAGGACCTATAGAACTTGAACAACGCTATGGATTGTTTCGTTTAGAACAATTTCTGCCAGCGTCGTTAGAAGATACTCAACTACAACAAGCACTACAAAACGAGTTATTTGAGAAATGGCTAGCAGAGAAAATCCAAAAGTTAACGGTAAAACTTCAAGTGAATTAA
- a CDS encoding TIGR00297 family protein codes for MISLLNSVNPWLVGIGLNTFLLGLAWIAPKKLLTPAGYFHAWLLGTLIWGTLSWQGYVVVMFYFLVGSFATRVGMAQKEAEGIAEKRSGARGPENVWGSALTGALCAVGVGIINSGIFPPLSPFPPIPFLLLGYVASFSTKLSDTCASEVGKAYGKSTFLITTFQSVPRGTEGAVSLEGTLAGAVASLALALLGWGVGLIDLLGILWCVLAAFIATNLESVIGATLQSRFNWLTNELVNIINTLIGAIAAIFFAVFWSSVLA; via the coding sequence ATGATTTCTTTACTAAATTCTGTAAACCCTTGGTTGGTTGGAATCGGACTCAACACCTTCTTACTTGGCTTGGCTTGGATTGCACCTAAAAAGCTACTAACACCGGCAGGATATTTCCACGCATGGTTACTTGGGACCCTTATTTGGGGAACACTAAGTTGGCAGGGATACGTAGTAGTTATGTTCTATTTTCTTGTTGGTTCTTTTGCCACCCGCGTGGGTATGGCACAAAAGGAAGCAGAAGGTATAGCAGAAAAGCGTTCTGGTGCTAGAGGTCCGGAAAACGTTTGGGGTTCAGCTCTCACCGGAGCTTTGTGTGCTGTCGGCGTGGGTATCATAAATTCCGGTATTTTTCCCCCCCTATCCCCCTTCCCCCCTATCCCCTTTCTCCTCCTAGGATACGTAGCAAGTTTCAGTACCAAACTTTCAGACACCTGTGCCAGTGAGGTAGGCAAAGCATATGGTAAAAGTACTTTTCTCATTACGACATTTCAATCAGTACCGCGAGGAACTGAAGGAGCGGTTAGTCTTGAGGGAACTTTAGCTGGTGCAGTTGCGTCCCTGGCACTGGCACTCCTGGGTTGGGGAGTGGGTTTGATAGATTTGTTAGGTATATTGTGGTGCGTGCTAGCAGCGTTCATTGCGACTAATTTGGAAAGTGTGATTGGCGCAACACTACAATCTCGATTTAACTGGTTAACTAATGAATTGGTGAATATTATTAACACATTGATAGGTGCGATCGCCGCAATTTTCTTTGCTGTTTTCTGGTCAAGCGTTCTCGCTTAA
- a CDS encoding S8 family serine peptidase: MFVSTPQDSLETSRNLNIFTHAPFTQDEVNIQGNELFTANLYGHSSFQDDFYDVNDGVDVDPIQYENYDKTPVIPVPLLSSTSLESTDTVFETGDEQVDSHNVAEYELSISATPTDIFSNTYDTSSLITINSYPESYSDWVDSFESDSYKFQLEFASNFELQLNALSANADVELHDISGNILASSKNSGNTDEAIAQRLSPGTYYIRVGADINSSTTYYNLSVSATPFSQETSPIPTSSNTQSTPTASSNPPTSASQAIPQTANNGTRIVRGNLGADTFTYVSGPAITVFLGNGNADYGSGQRDLLDLSSISSTTVTLRLANTTGGGVLYDIGNGTRLFDAIDFRDGKQILFEGIDRLVFADKVENLSVQPNDPLFNQQWNLQSMGVQDAWRFTMGNSNVLIGVQDTGLPVLNGKTNFDLGPTTYIADNYVDEDTSGATSHGLSTQSVINAQINNGVGESGITNSEVYHIDVIGGNTTDFSLVDATQEMIRKANAENRRLVINFSLTGGYSTQLEQLVANNQNVLFVFASGNTGGLTLAEPAILARYNNVIAVGASSGRKDYYGNSKNLGERITYSNWWGSNGGNDLTLTAPSEVIAAIRTQQSTSSASELGFNYNFNGTSASAPHVTGVAALLWSVNKNLTAVQIKDILSQTAYDLGNPGYDIYYGHGFVNASAAVRRALALGMGAA; the protein is encoded by the coding sequence ATGTTCGTGTCCACACCCCAAGATTCTCTAGAAACCAGTCGTAACTTAAATATATTCACTCATGCTCCATTCACCCAAGATGAAGTAAACATACAAGGTAACGAATTATTCACAGCTAACTTATATGGTCACAGTAGTTTTCAAGACGACTTCTATGATGTAAATGATGGTGTAGATGTAGACCCAATCCAATATGAAAATTATGATAAAACTCCAGTTATTCCCGTTCCTTTACTAAGTAGTACAAGTCTTGAGTCAACTGACACAGTATTTGAAACAGGAGACGAGCAGGTTGATTCACATAACGTTGCAGAATATGAGTTAAGTATTTCAGCAACACCCACAGACATTTTTAGTAATACTTATGACACTTCTTCACTCATTACGATTAATTCCTATCCTGAAAGCTACAGTGATTGGGTCGATAGCTTTGAGAGCGACTCCTATAAATTCCAGCTTGAGTTCGCTAGCAACTTTGAATTACAACTAAACGCTTTAAGTGCCAATGCTGATGTAGAATTACACGATATCAGTGGTAATATCCTTGCTAGTTCTAAAAACTCGGGAAATACAGACGAAGCGATCGCTCAAAGGCTATCACCCGGCACATACTATATTCGGGTTGGTGCAGACATTAATAGCAGTACAACGTACTATAACCTAAGTGTTTCAGCAACCCCTTTCAGTCAAGAAACATCTCCCATTCCCACCTCTAGCAACACCCAGTCAACTCCTACTGCTAGTAGTAACCCTCCCACATCCGCTTCGCAAGCAATACCTCAAACCGCAAACAATGGTACGCGTATTGTCAGAGGAAACCTAGGTGCGGATACCTTTACTTATGTGTCCGGTCCTGCAATCACAGTATTCTTAGGTAATGGCAACGCTGATTATGGCAGCGGACAGAGAGATTTATTGGATTTGTCAAGCATTTCTTCTACAACAGTTACTTTAAGACTTGCCAATACTACTGGTGGGGGTGTACTTTATGACATAGGTAACGGCACTCGTTTATTCGATGCCATTGACTTTCGTGATGGCAAACAAATTCTTTTTGAAGGCATCGATCGCCTTGTGTTTGCAGACAAAGTAGAAAATCTGTCTGTACAACCCAATGACCCTCTGTTTAATCAACAGTGGAATTTGCAGAGCATGGGTGTGCAAGATGCTTGGCGTTTCACTATGGGTAACTCGAATGTTCTTATAGGAGTTCAAGATACGGGTCTACCTGTTCTCAATGGCAAGACTAACTTCGATTTGGGACCTACTACCTATATTGCAGATAACTACGTAGACGAAGACACCAGTGGAGCCACCAGTCATGGTCTTTCAACTCAATCAGTTATTAATGCCCAAATTAATAATGGTGTAGGTGAGAGTGGCATTACGAATAGTGAGGTTTATCACATTGACGTTATAGGTGGTAACACTACCGACTTCAGTTTAGTAGATGCCACCCAAGAAATGATCCGTAAGGCAAACGCAGAAAATCGACGTTTGGTAATTAACTTTAGCTTAACTGGAGGATACTCAACGCAACTGGAGCAGTTGGTTGCTAATAACCAAAACGTTTTATTTGTCTTTGCATCTGGCAATACTGGAGGACTTACTCTTGCAGAACCGGCAATTCTAGCTCGATACAATAACGTTATAGCAGTAGGTGCTTCTTCAGGACGCAAAGACTACTATGGTAATTCAAAAAACTTGGGAGAACGTATTACTTACAGTAACTGGTGGGGTTCTAATGGCGGAAACGATCTGACCTTAACAGCACCAAGTGAAGTGATTGCTGCCATTCGCACTCAACAAAGCACATCTTCTGCATCAGAGCTTGGCTTTAACTACAATTTTAACGGAACTTCAGCCTCCGCACCACACGTGACTGGAGTTGCTGCATTACTTTGGAGTGTAAACAAGAACCTGACTGCGGTCCAAATCAAGGACATTTTGTCGCAAACAGCTTACGATTTGGGTAATCCCGGTTATGACATATATTACGGTCACGGTTTTGTGAATGCTAGTGCTGCAGTACGTAGAGCATTGGCTCTTGGGATGGGCGCTGCATGA